One stretch of Variovorax sp. 54 DNA includes these proteins:
- a CDS encoding methylated-DNA--[protein]-cysteine S-methyltransferase gives MKFKRTVIYTSHIDTPLGGVTMAATDQGLAGVWFDQQRHWPDTTGWQTKDDHPALVEAAAQLHDYFAGRRSHFDMQLDLSHGTTFQQGVWQALLAIPAGETTTYGALSQRVGNPAAVRAVGAAVGRNPISVIVPCHRVLGADGSLTGYAGGLDRKTALLELETGK, from the coding sequence ATGAAGTTCAAACGCACAGTCATTTACACCTCGCACATCGACACGCCGCTGGGCGGCGTCACGATGGCCGCCACCGACCAGGGCCTGGCCGGCGTCTGGTTCGACCAGCAGCGCCACTGGCCCGACACCACGGGCTGGCAGACGAAGGACGACCACCCCGCACTGGTCGAAGCCGCCGCGCAACTGCACGACTACTTCGCGGGCCGCCGCAGCCACTTCGACATGCAGCTCGACCTGTCGCACGGCACCACCTTCCAGCAAGGCGTGTGGCAGGCGCTGCTCGCCATTCCGGCCGGCGAGACCACGACCTACGGCGCACTGAGTCAGCGCGTGGGCAATCCGGCTGCGGTGCGCGCGGTCGGCGCGGCGGTCGGGCGCAACCCGATCAGCGTGATCGTGCCCTGCCACCGCGTGCTGGGTGCAGACGGCTCGCTGACCGGTTACGCTGGCGGGCTCGATCGCAAGACGGCCTTGCTCGAACTCGAGACCGGCAAGTAA
- a CDS encoding DMT family transporter — protein sequence MTTTNNNTTVASSPAPAAAALAPKAWLIDLVLLGALWGASFLFMRIGAAEFGALPTAAVRVAIAAAFLLPIALLRGQGPSIAKHWKASLTVGIFNSGMPFALFCFALLTINTGLAAVLNATTPMFGALVAWAWFRERPNGSRLVGLVIGFAGVAMLASRSAGLHAGASNHAALWAVLACLAACLCYGISASATRRHLAGVPALTTATGSQIGASLFLVLPAIWLWPAQMPSLRAWLALLALGIACTGVAYILFFRLIERAGPARALTVTFLVPVFALFYGAVFLGEQITQWMLICAFVIVCGVALSTGIVKLPSLRKAAS from the coding sequence ATGACCACAACGAACAACAACACCACCGTCGCTTCCTCGCCTGCCCCCGCTGCCGCCGCGCTCGCGCCCAAAGCGTGGCTCATCGATCTCGTGCTGCTGGGCGCGCTGTGGGGCGCCTCTTTCCTGTTCATGCGCATCGGCGCGGCGGAGTTCGGCGCGCTGCCGACCGCCGCCGTGCGCGTGGCCATCGCGGCGGCGTTCCTGCTGCCGATCGCGCTGCTGCGCGGCCAGGGGCCGTCGATCGCGAAGCACTGGAAGGCCAGCCTCACGGTCGGCATCTTCAACTCGGGCATGCCCTTCGCGCTGTTCTGCTTTGCGCTGCTGACCATCAACACCGGCCTGGCGGCGGTGCTCAACGCCACCACGCCGATGTTCGGCGCGCTGGTGGCCTGGGCCTGGTTCCGCGAACGGCCCAACGGCTCGCGTCTCGTCGGCCTGGTGATCGGCTTCGCGGGCGTCGCGATGCTTGCGAGCCGCAGCGCCGGCCTGCATGCCGGTGCCAGCAACCACGCCGCGCTGTGGGCCGTGCTGGCCTGCCTTGCGGCCTGCCTCTGCTACGGCATCTCGGCCAGCGCCACGCGCCGCCACCTGGCCGGCGTGCCTGCGCTGACCACGGCCACGGGCAGCCAGATCGGTGCCAGCCTGTTCCTCGTGCTGCCCGCCATCTGGCTCTGGCCCGCGCAGATGCCCAGCCTGCGAGCGTGGCTGGCGCTGCTGGCGCTGGGCATCGCCTGCACGGGCGTGGCCTACATCCTGTTCTTCCGGCTCATCGAACGCGCCGGCCCGGCGCGTGCGCTCACCGTGACCTTCCTCGTGCCAGTGTTCGCGCTGTTCTACGGCGCCGTGTTCCTCGGCGAGCAGATCACGCAGTGGATGCTGATCTGCGCCTTCGTGATCGTGTGCGGCGTGGCGCTGTCGACCGGCATCGTCAAGCTGCCGTCGCTGCGCAAGGCCGCGAGCTGA
- a CDS encoding DUF1345 domain-containing protein, protein MRQHLATTTGPQRLLYGAAAAVAVALLPWPMGFTARALAGWCAGVAVYQVLSWWLAETFDAQRTRERAQQLDQPNVVILVSMLVAVGVSVVAIAMLLQQVRQLSGWARGAHVALGLVALAGSWLMMHTIYAFHYAHRYYIDRKDHASDGGLDFPGKEEPDYFDFMYYAYVIGMTSQVSDVQATSHEMRRITLVHSVLAFAFNMLVLALSVNVVAGVV, encoded by the coding sequence ATGCGCCAACACCTTGCCACCACCACCGGTCCCCAACGCCTTCTCTATGGAGCGGCCGCGGCTGTCGCGGTGGCGCTGCTGCCATGGCCGATGGGCTTCACGGCGCGCGCGCTGGCCGGCTGGTGCGCGGGCGTGGCGGTGTACCAGGTGCTCAGCTGGTGGCTGGCCGAGACCTTCGACGCCCAACGCACGCGCGAGCGCGCGCAGCAGCTGGACCAGCCCAATGTCGTGATCCTGGTGTCGATGCTGGTGGCGGTGGGCGTGAGCGTGGTCGCCATCGCGATGCTGCTGCAGCAGGTGCGCCAGCTTAGCGGCTGGGCGCGCGGCGCCCACGTGGCGCTCGGGCTGGTGGCGCTGGCGGGGTCGTGGCTCATGATGCACACGATCTACGCCTTTCACTACGCGCACCGCTACTACATCGATCGCAAGGACCACGCCTCCGACGGCGGGCTCGACTTTCCGGGCAAGGAAGAGCCCGACTACTTCGACTTCATGTACTACGCCTACGTGATCGGCATGACCTCGCAGGTGTCGGACGTGCAGGCCACCTCGCACGAGATGCGGCGCATCACGCTGGTCCACAGCGTGCTCGCCTTCGCCTTCAACATGCTCGTGCTGGCGCTGTCGGTGAACGTGGTCGCAGGCGTGGTCTGA
- a CDS encoding class I adenylate-forming enzyme family protein gives MPAARPEPSPSSFQRIARIALGDVIHRSARRFGARTALIEGEHRMSYTELDAASNRFAHHLLDLGLASGARVGMLCNNSIEMVVALLGIQKAGLVWVPINTALAVDAIGYILEHAEVRHLVIDTALHAKPELRQLLDSAAVSPLLCVLDGDTPPPGVPTVAQAIAQGPATLPDVAIGSDQLALIMYTSGTTGRQKGVMHSHASVHSVLMSNMLEWGGSPTHHDVWSNVLPLFHCGQHTVLMSALAVGGTNVILRGFDPGAMLAAIERHQITVTVGLPMMYGALLAHPQRASRDLSSLRLCVYAMAPMSRTLLLRLLDSFCPNFALASGQTEMYPGATIFETHRQRERFGSYWGVGTMVNEVAVMGDEGELLAPNQVGEIVFRGPNVMLGYYKDPQATANAQRFGWHHSGDLGKLDDDGQLIFLDRLKDMVKSGGENVPSLKVEEVLLRHPAVLNAAVVGLPHERWGEAITAFVTRRPDAPAEFSEAALTAHCKEHLGGFEVPKDIVFLPALPMTSTGKIQKFELRQAHQGHYQRD, from the coding sequence ATGCCCGCCGCCCGCCCTGAGCCCTCCCCTTCCTCCTTCCAGCGCATCGCCCGCATTGCGCTGGGCGACGTGATCCACCGCAGCGCGCGGCGCTTCGGCGCACGCACCGCGCTGATCGAGGGCGAGCACCGCATGAGCTACACCGAGCTCGATGCCGCATCGAACCGTTTCGCGCACCACCTGCTGGACCTCGGCCTCGCAAGCGGCGCGCGCGTGGGCATGCTGTGCAACAACTCGATCGAGATGGTGGTCGCGCTGCTCGGCATCCAGAAGGCGGGCCTCGTGTGGGTGCCGATCAACACGGCGCTCGCGGTCGATGCCATCGGCTACATCCTCGAACACGCCGAGGTGCGGCACCTTGTGATCGACACCGCGCTGCACGCCAAACCCGAGCTGCGCCAGCTGCTCGACTCAGCGGCCGTCTCGCCACTGCTGTGCGTGCTCGACGGCGACACGCCGCCGCCCGGCGTGCCCACCGTGGCGCAGGCCATCGCGCAGGGCCCGGCCACGCTGCCCGACGTGGCCATCGGCAGTGACCAGCTCGCGCTCATCATGTACACCAGCGGCACCACCGGCCGCCAGAAGGGCGTGATGCATTCGCACGCCTCGGTGCATTCGGTGCTGATGAGCAACATGCTCGAATGGGGTGGCAGCCCCACGCACCACGATGTGTGGAGCAACGTGCTGCCGCTCTTTCACTGCGGGCAGCACACGGTGCTGATGTCGGCGCTCGCGGTGGGCGGCACGAACGTCATCCTGCGCGGCTTCGACCCCGGCGCGATGCTCGCGGCCATCGAGCGCCACCAGATCACGGTGACGGTCGGGCTGCCGATGATGTACGGCGCGCTGCTGGCGCACCCGCAGCGCGCATCGCGCGACCTGTCGAGCCTGCGGCTGTGCGTGTATGCGATGGCGCCGATGTCGCGCACGCTGCTGCTGCGCCTGCTCGACAGCTTCTGCCCCAACTTCGCACTGGCCTCGGGGCAGACCGAGATGTACCCCGGCGCCACCATCTTCGAGACCCACCGGCAGCGCGAGCGCTTCGGCTCGTACTGGGGCGTGGGCACGATGGTGAACGAGGTCGCGGTGATGGGCGACGAGGGCGAGCTGCTCGCACCGAACCAGGTCGGCGAGATCGTCTTTCGCGGACCGAACGTGATGCTCGGCTACTACAAAGACCCGCAGGCCACGGCCAATGCGCAGCGCTTCGGCTGGCACCACTCGGGCGACCTGGGCAAGCTGGACGACGACGGGCAGCTGATCTTTCTCGACCGGCTCAAGGACATGGTCAAGTCGGGCGGCGAGAACGTGCCCTCGCTGAAGGTCGAAGAGGTGCTGCTGCGCCACCCCGCGGTGCTCAATGCGGCGGTGGTCGGCCTGCCGCACGAGCGCTGGGGCGAGGCCATCACGGCCTTCGTCACGCGCCGGCCCGATGCGCCGGCGGAGTTCTCGGAGGCCGCGCTCACAGCGCACTGCAAGGAGCACCTCGGCGGCTTCGAGGTGCCGAAGGACATCGTCTTCCTGCCCGCGCTGCCAATGACCTCGACGGGCAAGATCCAGAAGTTCGAGCTGCGCCAGGCCCACCAGGGGCACTACCAGCGCGACTGA
- a CDS encoding acyl-CoA synthetase, producing MRLVDYLDKGAQQGADSPCLTMGDADLSYAQVQRVSWRVARGLQRAGIAAGSKVAVLSSNDAMAFATVFGISRAGCVWCPVNPRNEASENAFVLDAFDCACLVFHSNYAPMVEQMRAQLPQLKALVCLDQPQAFAPSMDEWLDGLDDTPIDIAPPDDVAMIAGTGGTTGQPKGVMLSGGNLEAMSALTLMGYPFEGRPVYLALAPLTHAAGVLCLPVMALGGRVVIMPKPDLSEFLALIERRRVTHTFLPPTLIYMLLQHPELAQTKRDSLQCFWYGAAPMSAARLEEALDKIGPVMAQLFGQTEAPMMVSMMPPRDHFNADGSVARQRLASAGRPGPLVQVGIMNGEGALLPTGESGEIVVRGSLVMRGYYKDPKATQEASRHGWHHTGDIGYLDAEGFLYIVDRAKDMIISGGFNVYSAEVEQVLMQHPDVQDSAVVGLPDEKWGERVVAVLQLHAGRSVDAEAIKTFVKSRIGSVKAPKQVEVWADLPRSKVGKVLKKEVRASLLQKLQSP from the coding sequence ATGCGCCTCGTCGACTACCTCGACAAAGGCGCCCAGCAGGGCGCCGATTCGCCGTGCCTCACCATGGGCGACGCCGACCTGAGCTATGCGCAGGTGCAGCGCGTCAGCTGGCGCGTGGCGCGCGGCCTGCAGCGCGCCGGCATCGCGGCGGGAAGCAAGGTGGCGGTGCTCTCGAGCAACGACGCCATGGCCTTCGCCACGGTGTTCGGCATCTCGCGCGCCGGTTGCGTGTGGTGCCCGGTCAACCCGCGCAACGAAGCCAGCGAGAACGCCTTCGTGCTCGACGCCTTCGATTGCGCGTGCCTCGTGTTCCACAGCAACTACGCGCCGATGGTCGAGCAGATGCGTGCCCAACTGCCGCAACTGAAGGCGCTGGTGTGCCTCGACCAGCCACAGGCCTTTGCGCCTTCGATGGACGAATGGCTCGACGGGCTGGACGACACACCGATCGACATCGCACCGCCCGACGACGTGGCCATGATCGCCGGCACCGGCGGCACCACCGGCCAGCCCAAGGGCGTGATGCTCTCGGGCGGCAACCTCGAAGCGATGTCGGCGCTGACGCTCATGGGCTACCCGTTCGAGGGCCGGCCCGTGTACCTGGCGCTCGCGCCGCTCACGCACGCGGCCGGCGTGCTGTGCCTGCCCGTGATGGCGCTGGGCGGGCGCGTGGTCATCATGCCCAAGCCCGACCTGAGCGAGTTCCTTGCGCTCATCGAGCGCCGGCGCGTCACCCACACCTTCCTGCCGCCGACGCTGATCTACATGCTGCTGCAGCACCCGGAGCTGGCGCAGACGAAGCGCGATTCGCTGCAATGCTTCTGGTACGGCGCCGCGCCCATGTCGGCCGCGCGGCTCGAAGAAGCACTCGACAAGATCGGCCCCGTCATGGCGCAGCTCTTCGGCCAGACCGAGGCGCCGATGATGGTCTCGATGATGCCGCCGCGCGACCACTTCAATGCCGACGGTTCGGTGGCCCGCCAGCGCCTGGCCTCGGCGGGGCGGCCCGGGCCGCTGGTGCAGGTCGGCATCATGAACGGCGAGGGCGCGCTACTGCCCACGGGCGAGAGCGGCGAGATCGTGGTGCGCGGCTCGCTCGTGATGCGCGGCTACTACAAGGACCCGAAGGCCACGCAGGAGGCCTCGCGCCACGGCTGGCACCACACGGGCGACATCGGCTACCTCGATGCCGAGGGCTTCCTGTACATCGTCGACCGCGCGAAGGACATGATCATTTCGGGCGGCTTCAACGTCTACTCCGCCGAAGTAGAGCAGGTGCTCATGCAACACCCCGACGTGCAGGACAGCGCGGTGGTCGGCCTGCCCGACGAGAAGTGGGGCGAGCGCGTGGTGGCCGTGCTGCAGCTGCATGCGGGCCGCAGCGTCGATGCCGAGGCGATCAAGACCTTCGTCAAGTCGCGCATCGGCAGCGTGAAGGCGCCCAAGCAGGTCGAGGTGTGGGCCGACCTGCCGCGCTCCAAGGTCGGCAAGGTGCTGAAGAAGGAAGTGCGGGCGTCGCTGCTGCAGAAACTGCAGTCGCCCTGA
- a CDS encoding DUF5938 domain-containing protein — MSSSKKKPVVVYGASGYTGRLVCEYLREYHIPFIAAGRSAEKLEAAMKSNVPGIETADYEVVEVAHTVEALTELFTGASVVLNTVGPFAKFGPEVVDACLAAGCHYTDTTGEQDWLITLDQKYGAKFAAAGLLLSPGLAQMYTTGEIAAQLCLETPGLDTLDIAVFWGGSPTIASTQTILVNAATSKAFFLEQNQYVEWQPDAGLYHLSIPGQHEAALALPWGGTSHPVWFKRDPRVANVKVLGGVFNKPLMLGVPQIVAAALKATEGMNDEDRYAALAQTAAGVMNTMPPRENPRINKSVDSVHASGPLGRAHCVIFGNCNYKQTGLLQAYAAASLLQQAPRRAGFASGCQAFGHRELLGALRSFGLVQEPVLTRMG; from the coding sequence ATGAGCAGCAGCAAGAAGAAACCCGTCGTCGTCTACGGCGCCTCCGGCTACACCGGGCGCCTGGTCTGCGAGTACCTGCGCGAGTACCACATCCCCTTCATTGCCGCGGGCCGCAGCGCAGAGAAGCTCGAAGCCGCGATGAAGTCGAACGTGCCCGGCATCGAGACGGCCGACTACGAAGTGGTCGAGGTCGCGCACACGGTCGAGGCGCTCACCGAGCTCTTCACCGGCGCCTCGGTGGTGCTCAACACGGTGGGGCCGTTCGCCAAGTTCGGCCCTGAGGTGGTCGATGCCTGCCTGGCCGCGGGCTGCCACTACACCGACACCACCGGCGAGCAGGACTGGCTCATCACCCTCGACCAAAAATACGGCGCCAAGTTCGCCGCCGCGGGCCTGCTGCTCTCGCCGGGCCTGGCGCAGATGTACACCACCGGCGAAATCGCCGCGCAGCTGTGCCTGGAAACACCGGGCCTGGACACGCTCGACATCGCCGTGTTCTGGGGCGGCAGCCCGACCATCGCATCGACGCAGACCATCCTGGTGAACGCGGCCACGTCGAAGGCCTTCTTCCTGGAGCAGAACCAGTACGTCGAATGGCAACCCGACGCGGGTCTGTACCACCTGTCGATTCCGGGCCAGCACGAAGCCGCTTTGGCATTACCCTGGGGCGGCACCTCGCACCCGGTGTGGTTCAAGCGCGATCCGCGCGTGGCCAACGTGAAGGTGCTCGGCGGCGTCTTCAACAAGCCGCTGATGCTCGGCGTGCCACAGATCGTGGCTGCCGCGCTCAAGGCCACCGAAGGCATGAACGACGAAGACCGCTATGCCGCGCTGGCCCAGACGGCGGCGGGCGTGATGAACACCATGCCGCCGCGCGAGAACCCGCGCATCAACAAGTCTGTCGATTCGGTGCACGCTTCGGGTCCGCTGGGCCGCGCGCACTGCGTGATCTTCGGCAACTGCAACTACAAGCAGACTGGCCTGCTGCAGGCCTACGCCGCGGCCTCGCTGCTGCAGCAGGCGCCGCGGCGCGCCGGCTTTGCGTCGGGCTGCCAGGCCTTCGGGCACCGCGAGTTGCTGGGGGCGCTGCGCAGCTTCGGGCTGGTGCAGGAACCCGTGCTCACGCGGATGGGCTGA
- a CDS encoding SDR family NAD(P)-dependent oxidoreductase, with protein sequence MAKFDLTGRKALVTGGARGIGAGIAEALAKAGASVMIGDVLADLGRETAQRLSAEGAKVGFVPLDVTKDGDWAAATEATVKALGGFDILVNNAGIEITSLVIDVEGDDLRRMLDVNVAGTLLGMKHAFRAMRPGGSAGGGGAVVNIASVAATIAFPAIAGYSATKSAVDRATRVAAMESGKLGYGVRVNCIYPGLVPTDMGMKLANDIVAAGLAPSVEAAVGDVIGQTPLGRLGEIGDMADVVVFLCSDAARFITGAGLAVDGGMGM encoded by the coding sequence ATGGCCAAGTTCGACTTGACGGGGCGCAAGGCCCTGGTGACGGGTGGTGCGCGCGGCATCGGCGCGGGCATTGCAGAAGCACTGGCGAAAGCGGGTGCGTCGGTGATGATCGGCGACGTGCTCGCCGATCTGGGGAGGGAAACCGCGCAGCGGCTCTCGGCCGAAGGGGCGAAGGTGGGCTTCGTCCCGCTCGACGTCACGAAGGACGGCGATTGGGCCGCGGCCACCGAAGCCACGGTGAAGGCGCTCGGCGGCTTCGACATCCTGGTCAACAACGCCGGCATCGAGATCACCTCGCTGGTGATCGACGTCGAGGGCGACGACCTGCGCCGCATGCTCGACGTGAACGTGGCCGGCACATTGCTCGGCATGAAGCACGCCTTTCGCGCCATGCGCCCCGGCGGCAGCGCGGGCGGCGGCGGTGCGGTGGTCAACATCGCGTCGGTCGCGGCCACCATCGCCTTTCCCGCCATTGCAGGCTACTCGGCCACCAAGTCGGCGGTCGACCGCGCCACGCGCGTGGCGGCCATGGAGTCCGGCAAGCTGGGCTACGGCGTGCGCGTCAACTGCATCTACCCCGGCCTGGTGCCCACCGACATGGGCATGAAGCTCGCCAACGACATCGTGGCCGCCGGGCTTGCGCCCAGCGTCGAAGCCGCCGTCGGCGACGTCATCGGCCAGACGCCGCTGGGCCGCCTCGGTGAGATCGGCGACATGGCCGACGTGGTGGTCTTCCTCTGCTCCGACGCCGCCCGGTTCATCACCGGCGCGGGCCTCGCGGTGGATGGCGGCATGGGCATGTGA
- a CDS encoding TetR/AcrR family transcriptional regulator: protein MTTHSRVKKHTGRVQKAPADKFAERRAELGEAALTTLATLGYARTSLREIAQNSEFSHGVLHYYFSDKVDLIVCSVKQYKARCVTRYDHAVDTATTYDELMEGFLQSLGDTLQGEGHVHRLWYDLRSQALFEAAFHDDVVQIDKSLEDMIWRIMSRFAELSGQDPGLPPSACYALFDGLFLQALLKHLSGDTKAIADMQADVRQSIERLFAAPAKATPAPRKRRA, encoded by the coding sequence ATGACCACTCATTCACGGGTAAAGAAGCACACCGGGCGGGTGCAAAAGGCGCCGGCCGACAAGTTCGCGGAGCGCCGCGCCGAACTCGGCGAGGCCGCCCTCACCACGCTGGCCACGCTCGGCTACGCGCGCACCAGCCTGCGCGAGATTGCGCAGAACTCCGAGTTCTCGCATGGCGTGCTGCACTACTACTTCAGCGACAAGGTCGACCTCATCGTCTGCAGCGTCAAGCAGTACAAGGCGCGCTGCGTCACGCGCTACGACCACGCGGTCGACACCGCCACCACCTACGACGAGCTCATGGAAGGCTTCCTGCAGAGCCTGGGCGACACGCTGCAGGGCGAAGGCCACGTGCACCGGCTCTGGTACGACCTGCGTTCGCAGGCGCTGTTCGAAGCCGCGTTCCACGACGACGTGGTGCAGATCGACAAGAGCCTCGAAGACATGATCTGGCGCATCATGAGCCGCTTCGCCGAACTCTCGGGACAAGACCCCGGCCTGCCGCCCTCGGCCTGCTACGCGCTCTTCGACGGGCTGTTCCTGCAGGCGCTGCTCAAGCACCTCTCGGGCGACACGAAGGCCATTGCCGACATGCAGGCCGATGTGCGGCAGTCGATCGAACGGCTGTTTGCCGCGCCCGCCAAGGCGACGCCCGCCCCCCGCAAGCGCCGCGCCTGA
- a CDS encoding TIGR03571 family LLM class oxidoreductase, with product MAPFNTAYRQTLLAGRLTLGLMTPLARPHGAMADPAIELQLARLADTLGFAALWTRDVPVMLPQGEATAVLDEPFVWLTALAAATQRIALGTAAAVLPLRHPLHVAKAALSLNRLSNDRFILGLGSGDREAEFAIFQQDIALRGDVFRERWNLVRSALSPDASDRAALHEATGGHDLMAPPAARIGMLVVGSARQSLQWTAAHADGWATYHRDEARQQGRIGLWQTALRERAGGEAKPFVQSLQLDLLDDADAPAEAIELGLRTGRHALVDYLDRMEDAGVAHVLLNLARSSPRPALDIVDELGREVLPRLQGHARTPPA from the coding sequence ATGGCGCCGTTCAACACCGCCTACCGGCAGACGCTGCTCGCCGGGCGCCTCACCCTGGGGCTGATGACGCCGCTGGCGCGCCCGCACGGCGCGATGGCCGACCCCGCGATCGAACTGCAGCTGGCCCGCCTGGCCGACACCCTCGGCTTTGCCGCGCTGTGGACGCGCGACGTGCCGGTGATGCTGCCGCAGGGCGAAGCCACCGCGGTGCTCGACGAGCCCTTTGTCTGGCTCACCGCGCTGGCGGCCGCCACACAGCGCATCGCGCTCGGCACCGCCGCCGCCGTGCTGCCGCTGCGCCATCCGCTGCACGTGGCCAAGGCGGCGCTCTCGCTCAATCGCCTCTCGAACGACCGCTTCATCCTCGGCCTGGGCTCGGGCGACCGCGAGGCCGAGTTCGCCATCTTCCAGCAGGACATCGCGCTGCGCGGCGACGTCTTTCGCGAACGCTGGAACCTCGTGCGCTCGGCGCTCTCGCCCGATGCAAGCGACCGCGCCGCACTGCACGAAGCCACCGGCGGCCACGACCTCATGGCGCCACCCGCCGCGCGCATCGGCATGCTGGTGGTGGGCTCGGCACGCCAGTCGTTGCAATGGACCGCCGCCCACGCCGACGGCTGGGCCACCTACCACCGCGACGAAGCGCGCCAGCAGGGCCGCATCGGCCTGTGGCAGACCGCGCTGCGCGAACGCGCGGGCGGCGAAGCCAAGCCCTTCGTTCAATCGTTGCAGCTCGACCTGCTGGACGATGCCGACGCGCCCGCCGAAGCCATCGAACTCGGCCTGCGCACAGGACGCCACGCGCTCGTCGACTACCTCGACCGCATGGAAGACGCCGGCGTCGCCCATGTGCTGCTGAACCTCGCGCGCAGCAGCCCGCGGCCCGCGCTGGACATCGTCGACGAGCTCGGCCGCGAGGTGCTGCCGCGCCTGCAAGGCCATGCGCGCACACCGCCAGCCTGA
- a CDS encoding glutathione S-transferase N-terminal domain-containing protein yields MTNLSHFPITKKWPAQHPERLQLYSLPTPNGVKVSILLEETGLPYEPHLVSFETNDQMSPEFLSLNPNNKIPAILDPNGPGGQPLALFESGAILLYIAEKTGQFIPKDAAARYETLQWVMFQMGGIGPMFGQLGFFNKFAGKAYEDKRPRDRYVTESKRLLGVLDKHLADRAWIMGDSYTIADIATFPWIRNLIGFYEAGDLVGFSDFKNVARALEAFVARPAVVKGLGIPARG; encoded by the coding sequence ATGACCAATCTCTCGCACTTCCCCATCACGAAGAAATGGCCCGCACAGCACCCTGAGCGCCTGCAGCTGTATTCGCTGCCCACGCCCAACGGCGTGAAGGTGTCGATCCTGCTGGAAGAAACCGGCCTGCCCTACGAGCCGCACCTCGTGAGCTTCGAGACCAACGACCAGATGTCGCCGGAGTTCCTGTCGCTCAATCCGAACAACAAGATCCCCGCCATCCTCGACCCCAACGGCCCGGGCGGCCAGCCGCTGGCGCTGTTCGAATCGGGCGCGATCCTGCTGTATATCGCCGAGAAGACCGGCCAGTTCATCCCCAAGGACGCAGCGGCCCGCTACGAAACCCTCCAGTGGGTGATGTTCCAGATGGGCGGCATCGGCCCGATGTTCGGCCAGCTCGGCTTCTTCAACAAGTTCGCCGGCAAGGCCTACGAAGACAAGCGCCCGCGCGACCGCTACGTGACCGAATCGAAGCGCCTGCTCGGCGTGCTCGACAAGCACCTGGCCGACCGCGCATGGATCATGGGCGACAGCTACACCATCGCCGACATCGCGACCTTCCCGTGGATACGCAACCTGATCGGCTTCTACGAGGCCGGCGACCTCGTGGGCTTCAGCGATTTCAAGAACGTCGCGCGCGCGCTCGAAGCCTTCGTGGCGCGGCCTGCGGTGGTGAAGGGGTTGGGGATTCCGGCGCGGGGCTGA